The stretch of DNA CATCATCGGTGTCACGACTCATTTCATACCGAACTGGGAGGACCCTCATCATATCGAGGGTCTTGCCTTTGAGCATGTATTGGAATCTACGAGGAGATGGGTGAAGGAAGTCAGGGAGAAGGAGCGGCCGGATGTCCTGATTGTTGCTTATCATGGCGGCTTCGAACGGGATTTGGAAACCGGGGATCCGACGGAATCACTCACTGGAGAAAATGTAGGTTATGAAATTTGCCATTCAATAGAAGGAATCGATATTTTAGTGACGGGGCATCAGCATAGGGCCCTTGCCGAAAAGGTGAATGATGTCACGGTTGTGCAGCCAGGATCGAATGGTGCATTTTTAGGTGAAGTATCGATTGCTGTCGAACATTCATATAATAGTAGGAAAAGTGTTGTATCAGAGTCGAAATTGCATGACATAACGAATGAAATAGATCCGGATGAAACGATTTTAAACCTAGTTTCTTCCTATGAAGAGGAAACACAGAAATGGCTGGACCAGCCGATCGGAAAAATAGAGGGAGATATGATCATCCACGACGCCTTTGAGACGAGGGTGAAGGAAACCCCGTTTATCGAGTTCATCAATAAAGTCCAGATGGATGCAGCCGGTGTGGCTATATCCAGCACGGCATTGTTCCATAATGCTTCACCTGGTTTCCCGCAAAATATAACGATGCGGGATATTGTCTCAAATTATATCTATCCCAACACCTTGAAAGTAATCGAAATTTCCGGAGCGGATATGAAGCAGGCGCTGGAACTATCCGCTACCTATTTCACTTTGGATGAGGAGGGACAGCTGGAGGTAAGCCGATCCTTCTTGGAACCGAAGCCGCAGCATTACAATTATGACATGTGGGAAGGAATCGAATATACATTGGATATCAGCCGTGAGGTGGGAGACCGGGTGCAAGGATTGTCCATCGAAGGCAGTCCTGTCGTGGCAGATCAAATGTATCATGTTGTCATGAATAATTACCGAGCTGCAGGTGGAGGTGATTATATCATGTTCAAAGGGAAGCGAGTGGTTCGGGAGTTTACCACAGACATGACGGAACTGATTGCTGACTACATCAGCAAGCGCAAAGTAATAGAAGCAACTTGCAATCATAATTGGCGTGTGAGCAAGTAAGGAACAGGGGCATAAACCCCCTGTTTCTTCTTTATTTGGAAAATAAAAGGGAATTGTAGGGTTGTTTTTGTAACATTTATCCTAAGAAAAGCGAAAAAACGACAATTTTTCGAGGGAAAAACGTGATTGCAAACAAAGTCAACAAGAATTTCAAACTTATATCGTTCCAATATATGGAATAAATCAAGGTCTTTTATTACAGAAAACCCCTCTAAAGCTAGGTTATCCTCGGTTTTATTACAGGAGTGTTACAGTGTGACAATAATGTTTCTGTAAGCGGAGCTTGTAATATAACCTTAAACTTCCTGTAACCCACTCCCCTTCGCCCATGTGTTAGCATAAGTCTTGTTAGAAATTTAAGGAGGTAAACGACGAATGAAAAAAACAGTCGTATCTTTAGCTACAGGACTAGTAATTGCGGGGGCATTCGGTACATCAGCATCAGCTGCTGAATATAATGTTCAAAAAGGGGACTCCCTTTGGAAAATCGCAGATAAATACGAAGTTAGTGTTAATCAGCTTAAAGAACTTAACCAACTTGATTCTGACCTAATCTTTCCTAATCAGAAATTGACTATAGATAAAGAAACAAATCAAGCAGACACATACACAGTACAAAAAGGCGATTCTCTTTCTAAGATCGCAGGGAAGTTCAACATTTCGGTAGGCGAGCTAAAAGCTTGGAACAGCCTGAATTCCGATTTGATTGTAATAGGTCAGCAACTGGCGGTGACTGGTGGCGCGGTAGCAGAAACAGCACCAGTGAAGCAAGAAGCTCCTAAGCAAGAAGCAGCTCAGCAGGAGGCTCCTGAACAGGAAGCTCCTAAGCAGGAAACAACCCAGCAAGAAGCTCCTAAGCAAGAAGAAAAGCAGGAAGCACCTGCACAAACAGAACAAAAAGCAGAACCTGCTGAACAAGAAGCAGCTCCTGCCAAAGAAGAACAAGCGGCTGCAAGCACTAGCCAGGAAGCAGCAAAAGAAATCACAGTATCCGCAACTGCATATACTGGTCAATGTGAAGGTTGCTCTGGTGTGACAGCTACTGGCATCGATTTGAATGCAAATCCGAATGCAAAAGTTATTGCTGTAGACCCTAGCGTCATTCCTTTAGGATCTAAAGTATGGGTGGAAGGCTATGGTGAAGCAATCGCCGGCGATACTGGCGGTGCAATCAAAGGTAATAAAATCGATGTACACGTACCAGATCAAGGAACTGCATTGGACTGGGGACGTAAAACTGTAACAGTAAAAGTGCTAGACTGATAAGAATACCTTGAACAGGTGGAGCAAATGGCGGTTTGCTCTGCCTGTTTTTATTTATATTACAGTTTACCCGTTAGTGTGCAGGGTAAACGCTTCATCATTTGAATTTGCAGATGATTTACCTGTTTCATTTATTTGGTGGACTTCTCCTTCCCCGCGGAAAAGGCCGATGAGACTGAAACTGATGATCAGCAGCACAAAAATGCCGATCAGCCATTTTTGCATATAATTTCCCCCTTTTTATGTGTATACTAGTATCTTACAAACTTTTTAAGCGTACATCTATGGAAATTTCACATAATAATCATGGAAAAAGTATGAAAGAGGGAACGATATGAAGCTTTTCGAGGATTTGAATATAAAGCATGAACGGCTTGACGTATTACATAAATTGGGTTTGACTGAACCGACTCCAGTACAGCAGCAGGCTATTCCCGAGATCCTGGCGGGGAAAGATGTGATTGCCAAAGCACAGACGGGTACAGGGAAGACGCTCGCATTCCTGCTTCCGATATTGGAGATGCTCGAGGCTGACAGTGCAGGTATTCAGGCACTCATCCTCAGCCCGACGAGGGAGCTGGCGATCCAGATTTATGATGAACTGGCAAAGCTGATTCATCCCGAGGAGGAAATCGGCACATTGGCTGTCTATGGCGGTCAAGATATCATCAAACAGCTCAAGAGACTGGAAGGCAGGGTGGATATCGTCGTCGCGACGCCAGGGAGGCTGCTCGACCATATGCGCCGCGGAACAGTGGACCTTTCCCATGTCCGGACATTTGTCCTGGACGAGGCTGATCAGATGCTCCATATGGGGTTCTGGCACGATGTGAAGGATGTTGCAGCTGCGCTTCCCGAAGCTAAACAGACTCTGTTGTTCTCTGCGACCATGCCGAAGGAAATCCGTCAGCTGGCGGCTTCCCAAATGCAGAAGCCAAAGGAAATCACGATCGAATCAAACAATGTGACGTTGAAGGAAATCAAGCAGATTGTCCTGGAGATGCCAGATCGGGAAAAGCGGAATACATTAAAGGTTTTATTGCAGATGTATCGTCCGTTTGCTGCGATTATTTTCTGCAGGACAAGGAGGCGAGCTTCCGAGCTGCACGGCTATTTGCGCGGGCTGGGGCTTGAATCCGATGAGCTGCATGGCGACCTGTCGCAGGCAAAACGGGAACGTGCCATGAAGAATTTCCGGGAGTATAAGACACAATTCCTTGTTGCGACGGATGTGGCGGCTCGGGGATTGGATGTGGAAGGTGTGACCCATGTCTTCAACTATGATCTGCCGGAAGATACGGAAAGCTATATCCACCGGATCGGCCGTACGGGCAGGGCTGGCAGTACAGGTCTGACTGTAGCCTTTGTTACACCGCGTGATCGACAGCAAATAAAACAAATTGAAAAAGAGACAAAACAGCGTCTGCCGCGGAAACAACTGATTTTCGGGGAAAATGGCAAGCCGGAATTACTGGATGCAGAATAATTGTCCCTTGACAAACAAAAACGAGGGTACTACAATGAATCCAACATAACTGATACGTGAGCGACGACGAAGAGTAGTAGCTTATGTGGTCACTTCAGAGAGCCGGTGTTAGGTGGGAACCGGTGTGGCGCATATGTGAATGGACTTCCGAGCACCATGGCTGAAAATGACAGTAGGCTGTGGCGGCAACTCCCCCGATAAGAGGAGCAAAGTGAGCTAGTTCGCTAGCTAACAAAGGTGGTACCACGGGTAATCTCGTCCTTTATAGGAGGGATTGCCCTTTTTTTATACGCATAATCGTGGATGAAGAGGAGTACATGCTGTTGGATTTGCACAGAGAGCCGGTTGTGGTGGGATTCCGGTCAAGTCGGCAGCATGGAATGGACTTCAGAGAGATTCCTTGAACATTAGTAGGGGAATCCGGTTTCCCCCGTTATCGGGATAGGATATCAAGGCTCATTGCCTTCGTATCCGAATGAGCGGAAAGCAAGAGCTTTCAATAGAGGTGGCACCGCGGTGAAGAACCGTCCCCTATGTACATGAATCGATTCATGTACATAGGGGACGGTTTTTTTATTACAAAAAAGAGGGAGCGAAAAAGATGAAGGTTGCAGAAAGCATACGATTTGAGAAGAAGGAATTGAACGGAGATACATTGACACCTGTCGTGATTTATAAACGGCTGGCAGGCGAGAAGAAATTTTTGCTGGAAAGTTCGGTTCATCACGCAGGAAAGGGACGTTATTCCATCATCGGTGCCAATCCATACAAAGAATTGATCGGCAGAGGACGGGAAACGCTGCTCAAGGTATCCGGTCAGGAGGAGAGGGTATCGGGGAAGCCGTTGGAGATTTTGAAAAGTCAGATAGGCGGGATGGAGCTGCCGCTTGATTTTCCTTTTTATGGCGGGGCGGTCGGTTATATGGCATATGATTCTATCCGGCAGTATGAAGCAATAGGTGATGTTCCGGAGGATCCAATCGGTATGCCGGAAATACATTTCATGTTTTATGAGGACATCATCGTGTATGACCATAAGCACCAGCAAATCACTTTGCTGGCGATTGATGGCACAGGCAGCCGGTCCAAGGATTTGCTCCGGGCAAGGCTGGAGGAAATGGAGGAGGAAATAACAGCCTACAAAGACATACCTGATGCAGTACTGCCCCCAGTCCGATTCCGGCCGGAAACGGATCAAGCGACATTCATGAAGATGGTGGAAGATGCCAAGGCATATATCAAAGCTGGCGATGTATTCCAAATAGTGCTTTCCCAGCGGCTGACAGCGGAATTTGATGGAGATGCTTTCAGCTTCTACCGGAAGCTGCGAGCCAGCAACCCTTCACCATATATGTTTTTCCTTGATTTTGAAGACTATATCGTATTGGGTGCTTCGCCTGAAAGCTTGATCAAGGCAAGCGGCAATGAAGTGACGGCTAACCCGATTGCGGGATCGAGGCCGCGCGGAAAGACGCTGGCGCAGGATGAGCAGCTGACGGATGAGCTTTTGGCGGATGAAAAGGAGCTGGCAGAGCATCGGATGCTTGTCGACTTAAGCCGCAATGACCTGGGGCGTGTGTGTAAGGTGGGAACCGTAGAGCTGACCAAATATATGGCAGTGGAAAAGTATCAGCACATCATGCATATCGTTTCCGAGGTACGGGGAGAGCTGGCTGATGGCATGTCTGGATTGGATGCACTGATAGCTGCCCTTCCAGCCGGGACGGTATCCGGTGCCCCGAAAATACGGGCAATGGAACTGATCAATCAATTCGAAAGGAAAAAACGGGGCCTTTACGCTGGGGCAGTCGGTTATATCAATATGAATGGCGATCTTGATCTGGCGCTGGCAATCCGGACGATGATCGTAAAGGATGCTAAAGCATATGTACAGGCGGGAGCCGGTCTTGTATATGACTCCGATCCGGAGACGGAGTATCACGAAACGCTGCATAAAGCGAAATCTTTAACGGAGGTTGGTTCACATGATCCTGCTGATCGATAATTATGATTCTTTTACGTATAACCTTTTCCAATACATGGCGGAACTTGGCGAAGAGGTCAAAGTTGTCCGGAATGATGCGGCCACGATCCGGGAAATCGAAGTGCTGGATCCAGAGGCAATCATCATTTCACCTGGACCAGGCAGACCGGAGGATGCCGGTATTTGTATCGAAGCCATCCGGTACTTTGCCGGCAGGATTCCAATCCTTGGCATCTGTCTCGGGCACCAGGCGATAGGCGCAGCCTTCGGGGCAGATATCGTCCGGGCTGGCCAAATCAAGCATGGCAAGACATCGACACTTCGTTATGTAGGGGAACCAGCCATCGAGCACATCATCAAAGATCTGCCCATCATGCGCTATCATTCCCTCGTCATTGATAGACGCACTGTTCCGAATGAATTGGCAGTCATTGCTTATGCAGAAGATGACGAGGAAATCATGGCTGTCCAGCATAGCCGTTATCCTGTTCATGGATTGCAGTTCCATCCAGAGTCCATCGGGACCGAAGCGGGCAAGGAGATCGTGAAGTATTATATTCAACTCATGAAAGAAGGGGAAAGTAATGGAACCATTATTGGCTAAGCTTGCAAATACAAAGGCTTTGACGTATGCAGAAGCATTGCAGGCATCACGTGAATTGCTGGATGGCAGCATGCCGGATGCTGTAGCAGGAGCCTTCCTTTCCATGCTGCAAACCCGCGGGGAAACAGCCGATGAAGTGGCAGGCATGGTGGCGGCGATCCGGGAGAAAGCGCAGATCATCCCGCTTCAAGCAGCCGATGTGATGGATAATTGCGGTACAGGAGGCGATGGGTCGCAGAGCTTCAATATCAGTACGACAGCAGCCTTTGTCATTGCAGGTGCCGGCATCACGATAGCCAAGCATGGCAACCGCAGTGTATCCAGCAGAACCGGCAGTGCGGATGTACTGGAGAAGCTGGGTATCCCATTGTATTTGCCTGCTGAGGAGATGACGCATCTGCTTGAAGAGAATGGCATCGCTTTTCTGTTCGCGCCGCATGTACATCCAGGTTTGAAGCAGGTGATGCAGCTTCGCAAAGTGCTGCGTATTCCGACGATTTTCAATTTGATCGGGCCATTGACGAATCCGGTTCGGCTTGATTCACAGCTGCTCGGCATTTATCGTCGCGACATGCTGGGGATGATGGCAGAAGCTCTTGATAAGCTGGGGCGCAAGCGGGCAATCGTCATCAATGGTGCGGGGTACATGGATGAAGCATCATTGGCAGGAGAGAATCATCTTGTTTTGCTTGAGGATGGCAAGCAGGCAGCCTTCACTCTCCATCCGGAAGAAGTCGGCCTGCCGGTATATCCGCTTGAAGCGATCAAGGGCGGCGATGCAGCTGAGAATGCAGATATCCTGCTGCGTGTATTGAACGGAGAAGCTGGCGTCCACAGGGATACGGTCCTATTGAATGCAGGTCTGGGCATCTTTGCCAATGGCAAGGCAGCCTCCATCCAGGAAGGGATCCAGCTTGCCAAGGAAAGCATTGATAGCGGGGCGGCAAGACAGAAGCTGCAGTATTTGATCGATTATAAAAAGGAAGTGACACCATGACATTTTTGGCAAAAATACTAGAAGAAAAACGAACAGAAATCAGCTTCCTGAAGCAAACCTATCGTCCGACGGCAGCGCAGCGTCAGCCGATTTCCCTATATGAACGATTCCAGGAGCAGGAACAGCTTCAAATCATTGCCGAAATCAAGCGTGCTTCGCCTTCCAAGGGTATGATCAATCCCGATGTGGTGCCAGCGGATCAGGCTGCAATGTACGAAGCGGCAGGAGCGGGAGCCATTTCCGTCTTGACTGATACACCGTTCTTCAAAGGTACGATGGACGATTTGGCAGCTGTCCGGGAAGCGGTCGAAATCCCGATATTGAATAAAGATTTCATCCTTGATGAAATCCAGATAGACAGGGCTGCGGATTATGGTGCCGATGTGATACTGCTCATCGTTGCAGCTTTGGAACAGGAGCGGCTGCATGCTCTTTATCGGTATGCGGCATCGAAAGGGCTGGATGTGCTGACAGAGGTGCACAATGAAGGGGAATTGGCACAAGCGCAGGAACTCGGGGCAAGGATTATTGGTATCAACAACCGGAACTTGAAAACCTTCGAAGTTGACTTAGGCGTGACAGAGCGACTGCTCAAAAAAATCGATACCTCGGCTACACTTGTCATCAGTGAAAGCGGCATGGCGGTACCGGAAGATGCAGCTCGCGCAGCAAAGGCAGGTGCAAGGGGCATCCTTGTCGGGGAAACACTCATGCGTGCATTTGATGTATCCTCCGTCTTGAAGTCACTTCAAGTTCCTGTGGGAGCTGCATCATCATGATCGTGAAAATATGCGGAATCCAATCAGTCGAAGCTGGGAAGGCTGCAGTGGAAGCTGGGGCTGACATGATTGGCTTCGTCTTTGCCGACAGCAGAAGGAGAGTGTCGCCTGAGCAGGCAGCCAGCATCACCCGACAGCTGCCGCCAAAAGTAAAAACAGTAGGTGTGTTCGTCAACGAACCGATCGAAAGTTTGCAGGATATTGCCGAGACTGCGGAACTGGACTATATTCAGCTGCATGGGGATGAAACGCCATCCTACGTCAGATCCATCAATAAGCCCGTCATAAAGGCTTTTTCAGTAGCATCGGAGGATGACTTGCAGCTGCTGGCGGCATATCCATGTGATTATTATCTGCTGGACAGTCCGGCGGAAGCATACCGCGGAGGTAATGGTACCACGTTCGATTGGTCGCTGGCAAGCTCCGACGCAATTCCGAGGGAAAAGCTTTTCCTGGCAGGAGGATTGCATGCCGGGAATGTACAGCAGGCCATCCGGGAAGTGCATCCTGCAGGAGTCGATGTCAGCAGCGGCGTGGAGACGGAAAGACAAAAGGATCCAGTTAAAATACAGCAATTTATTACAGCGGCAAAGAGAGGGAAGTGAAAAAATGGCTATTTATCCGACAGAAACAGGACTTTACGGCAGTTTTGGCGGCCGATTTGTACCGGAAACATTGATGCCGGCCATCTTGGAGCTCGAGCAGGCATTCCAAAAAGCAAAGACGGACCCAGCCTTCCAGGAAGAGATGCGTTATTATCTAAAGCAATACATCGGCCGGGAGACACCGCTTTATTATGCAGAGCGTCTTTCGGCGTCCCTGGGCGGTCCGAAAATCTATTTGAAACGGGAAGACCTCAATCATACAGGTGCCCATAAAATCAATAATACAATCGGCCAGGCGCTGCTGACACAGCGGATGGGCAAGAAAAAGGTCGTCGCGGAAACAGGGGCCGGCCAGCATGGTGTGGCCACTGCGACAGTCAGTGCCCTGCTTGGATTGGAATGCATCATCTTCATGGGAAAGGAAGACGTCAGAAGGCAGGCTTTGAACGTTTATCGTATGGAGCTGCTTGGTGCGCAGGTCGTATCCGTCGATCAAGGGAACGGTACACTGAAGGATGCTGTAAATGAAGCGATGCGTTACTGGACGGCAAATGTCGAAGATACGCATTATATCTTCGGCACGGCTGCTGGTCCGCACCCGTTCCCGCAAATCGTCCGGGACTTTCAGCGTGTGATCGGTGATGAAACGCGCAAGCAGATCCTGGAAGCGGAAGGAAAGCTTCCGGAAGCGATTGTTGCCTGTGTCGGCGGCGGAAGTAATGCAATCGGCATGTTCTATCCATTCGTGGAGGATAATGAAGTGAAAATGTTTGGTGTGGAAGCTGGCGGTAAAGGGCTGCCGACAGGACAGCATGCAGCTTCCCTTTCCGAAGGGAAAGCTGGCATCCTGCATGGATCATTATCCTATCTTCTGCAAAATGAGGACGGTCAAGTGCAAGAGGCTCATTCCATTTCTGCCGGATTGGATTACCCGGGTGTCGGACCAGAGCACAGTTATCTGAAGGATACAGGGCGCGTGACGTATGATGCAGTCACCGACGAGGAAGCGCTGGGGGCAGTACGGCTTCTGTCCAGGACAGAAGGAATCATACCGGCATTGGAAAGCGCTCATGCAGTGGCATATTGCAAAAAGCTCGCACCGGCGATGAAGAAAGAGGATGTGCTGGTTGTCTGCTTGTCGGGACGCGGTGACAAAGATGTAAATACAATCAGGGAAGCACATGAGACAGGAGGGGATCGGCATGAGTAAAGCAAAGCTGGATACGGCATTCCAAACAGCGGCGGATGCTGGGGAAAAAGCATTCGTACCTTATATCATGGCTGGTGATGGCGGCTTGGACAGCCTGAATGAACGCATTCGTTTCCTAGCTGAATGCGGCGCTACAGCAATCGAGCTGGGACTGCCGTTCTCAGATCCGGTTGCTGACGGCCCGACGATCCAGGCAGCAGGCATACGTGCATTGGAAGCTGGTACGACGGTTCAAGCGGTTTTGAATGAGGTGGCAAAGGAGAAAGCGGGCCGTACCGTGCCTCTTGTCATCATGACTTATTTGAACCCAGTCTTTGCTTATGGAGTGGAAGCTTTTGCGTCCGCTTGTGCGGAAGCAGGGATATCCGGTCTCATCCTGCCTGATTTGCCGCTCGAGGAAGAAGGGCTGGTAACCGAAGCACTGAAGAAGCATGACATTGCATTGATTCGTCTGGTCGCATTGACAAGCACTCCGGAAAGGATCCGGGCACTTGCAGAGCGTGCGGAGGGATTCCTTTATGCAGTGACGGTGGCAGGAACGACAGGAGAGAGAGCGAGCTTCGTCGATAAACTTGGTACGCATCTGATGGCATTGAAAGAGGTCAGCAAGGCGCCTGTGCTGGCAGGCTTCGGTGTCTCCACGCCGGATCATGTCAAGGAACTGAGCCAGTACTGCGACGGTGTGGTAGTAGGAAGCAAGATCGTCGATGCCTTGCATCGAGGGGAAAGGCAGCAAGTGAGAGATTTGATTGCATCCAGGAAGCAGGCCTGAGCATTGCTTCCTCCGGGCAGGGTCCAGGGAAAACAATTATTTCCCTGGACTCTTTTTCCATGTCATCAAATTGGGTTAATCTTGTTATCAAGTGAAACATTGCCAGCATTCATCCGTATATATAGGAAAACAGGGAAGAAAGGATGGTGCTGGTGCTTGAATTGAAAGATGTGACCAAAAGGTTCGGCAAACATACTGCTGTAGATCAGCTGACATTATCAATACCGGAAGGAGAGATTTTTGGATTCCTGGGAGCTAACGGTGCCGGGAAAACGACTACATTCCGTATGATTCTCAATCTATTGGAGAATACAGAAGGAGAAATATTCTGGCGAGGCAGCAAGATTACATACGACCAGAGCAATGAAATAGGCTATCTCCCGGAGGAACGCGGGCTTTATCCCAAGCTTACCGTGAAGGATCAGCTCGTATACCTTGCCAAGCTTAGGGGAATGGCAAAGGCAGACAGTGTCAAGGCCTTGAAGAGCTGGCTCGAGCGGTTCAATATAACAGAATATGAAAACAAAAAAGTGGAAGAGCTCTCCAAAGGGAATCAGCAGAAAATACAATTCATATCCGCTGTATTACACAATCCTCGGCTGCTGATATTGGATGAACCA from Terribacillus sp. FSL K6-0262 encodes:
- a CDS encoding bifunctional UDP-sugar hydrolase/5'-nucleotidase, producing MPDKTTNITLLVTSDVHGNIFPTTYRDHEPAPQGLARTAALIKRIREENEHVLLLDNGDMIQGTPMTYHHAKYRSDKDNPMISCMNELGYDAAVIGNHEFNYGRPYLQSAIQLADFPYLCANILDEAKKEPVFGKPYLIKQIEDVKLAIIGVTTHFIPNWEDPHHIEGLAFEHVLESTRRWVKEVREKERPDVLIVAYHGGFERDLETGDPTESLTGENVGYEICHSIEGIDILVTGHQHRALAEKVNDVTVVQPGSNGAFLGEVSIAVEHSYNSRKSVVSESKLHDITNEIDPDETILNLVSSYEEETQKWLDQPIGKIEGDMIIHDAFETRVKETPFIEFINKVQMDAAGVAISSTALFHNASPGFPQNITMRDIVSNYIYPNTLKVIEISGADMKQALELSATYFTLDEEGQLEVSRSFLEPKPQHYNYDMWEGIEYTLDISREVGDRVQGLSIEGSPVVADQMYHVVMNNYRAAGGGDYIMFKGKRVVREFTTDMTELIADYISKRKVIEATCNHNWRVSK
- a CDS encoding 3D domain-containing protein, whose translation is MKKTVVSLATGLVIAGAFGTSASAAEYNVQKGDSLWKIADKYEVSVNQLKELNQLDSDLIFPNQKLTIDKETNQADTYTVQKGDSLSKIAGKFNISVGELKAWNSLNSDLIVIGQQLAVTGGAVAETAPVKQEAPKQEAAQQEAPEQEAPKQETTQQEAPKQEEKQEAPAQTEQKAEPAEQEAAPAKEEQAAASTSQEAAKEITVSATAYTGQCEGCSGVTATGIDLNANPNAKVIAVDPSVIPLGSKVWVEGYGEAIAGDTGGAIKGNKIDVHVPDQGTALDWGRKTVTVKVLD
- a CDS encoding DEAD/DEAH box helicase — encoded protein: MKLFEDLNIKHERLDVLHKLGLTEPTPVQQQAIPEILAGKDVIAKAQTGTGKTLAFLLPILEMLEADSAGIQALILSPTRELAIQIYDELAKLIHPEEEIGTLAVYGGQDIIKQLKRLEGRVDIVVATPGRLLDHMRRGTVDLSHVRTFVLDEADQMLHMGFWHDVKDVAAALPEAKQTLLFSATMPKEIRQLAASQMQKPKEITIESNNVTLKEIKQIVLEMPDREKRNTLKVLLQMYRPFAAIIFCRTRRRASELHGYLRGLGLESDELHGDLSQAKRERAMKNFREYKTQFLVATDVAARGLDVEGVTHVFNYDLPEDTESYIHRIGRTGRAGSTGLTVAFVTPRDRQQIKQIEKETKQRLPRKQLIFGENGKPELLDAE
- the trpE gene encoding anthranilate synthase component I — translated: MKVAESIRFEKKELNGDTLTPVVIYKRLAGEKKFLLESSVHHAGKGRYSIIGANPYKELIGRGRETLLKVSGQEERVSGKPLEILKSQIGGMELPLDFPFYGGAVGYMAYDSIRQYEAIGDVPEDPIGMPEIHFMFYEDIIVYDHKHQQITLLAIDGTGSRSKDLLRARLEEMEEEITAYKDIPDAVLPPVRFRPETDQATFMKMVEDAKAYIKAGDVFQIVLSQRLTAEFDGDAFSFYRKLRASNPSPYMFFLDFEDYIVLGASPESLIKASGNEVTANPIAGSRPRGKTLAQDEQLTDELLADEKELAEHRMLVDLSRNDLGRVCKVGTVELTKYMAVEKYQHIMHIVSEVRGELADGMSGLDALIAALPAGTVSGAPKIRAMELINQFERKKRGLYAGAVGYINMNGDLDLALAIRTMIVKDAKAYVQAGAGLVYDSDPETEYHETLHKAKSLTEVGSHDPADR
- a CDS encoding aminodeoxychorismate/anthranilate synthase component II, with amino-acid sequence MILLIDNYDSFTYNLFQYMAELGEEVKVVRNDAATIREIEVLDPEAIIISPGPGRPEDAGICIEAIRYFAGRIPILGICLGHQAIGAAFGADIVRAGQIKHGKTSTLRYVGEPAIEHIIKDLPIMRYHSLVIDRRTVPNELAVIAYAEDDEEIMAVQHSRYPVHGLQFHPESIGTEAGKEIVKYYIQLMKEGESNGTIIG
- the trpD gene encoding anthranilate phosphoribosyltransferase, whose amino-acid sequence is MEPLLAKLANTKALTYAEALQASRELLDGSMPDAVAGAFLSMLQTRGETADEVAGMVAAIREKAQIIPLQAADVMDNCGTGGDGSQSFNISTTAAFVIAGAGITIAKHGNRSVSSRTGSADVLEKLGIPLYLPAEEMTHLLEENGIAFLFAPHVHPGLKQVMQLRKVLRIPTIFNLIGPLTNPVRLDSQLLGIYRRDMLGMMAEALDKLGRKRAIVINGAGYMDEASLAGENHLVLLEDGKQAAFTLHPEEVGLPVYPLEAIKGGDAAENADILLRVLNGEAGVHRDTVLLNAGLGIFANGKAASIQEGIQLAKESIDSGAARQKLQYLIDYKKEVTP
- the trpC gene encoding indole-3-glycerol phosphate synthase TrpC — its product is MTFLAKILEEKRTEISFLKQTYRPTAAQRQPISLYERFQEQEQLQIIAEIKRASPSKGMINPDVVPADQAAMYEAAGAGAISVLTDTPFFKGTMDDLAAVREAVEIPILNKDFILDEIQIDRAADYGADVILLIVAALEQERLHALYRYAASKGLDVLTEVHNEGELAQAQELGARIIGINNRNLKTFEVDLGVTERLLKKIDTSATLVISESGMAVPEDAARAAKAGARGILVGETLMRAFDVSSVLKSLQVPVGAASS
- a CDS encoding phosphoribosylanthranilate isomerase; its protein translation is MIVKICGIQSVEAGKAAVEAGADMIGFVFADSRRRVSPEQAASITRQLPPKVKTVGVFVNEPIESLQDIAETAELDYIQLHGDETPSYVRSINKPVIKAFSVASEDDLQLLAAYPCDYYLLDSPAEAYRGGNGTTFDWSLASSDAIPREKLFLAGGLHAGNVQQAIREVHPAGVDVSSGVETERQKDPVKIQQFITAAKRGK
- the trpB gene encoding tryptophan synthase subunit beta: MAIYPTETGLYGSFGGRFVPETLMPAILELEQAFQKAKTDPAFQEEMRYYLKQYIGRETPLYYAERLSASLGGPKIYLKREDLNHTGAHKINNTIGQALLTQRMGKKKVVAETGAGQHGVATATVSALLGLECIIFMGKEDVRRQALNVYRMELLGAQVVSVDQGNGTLKDAVNEAMRYWTANVEDTHYIFGTAAGPHPFPQIVRDFQRVIGDETRKQILEAEGKLPEAIVACVGGGSNAIGMFYPFVEDNEVKMFGVEAGGKGLPTGQHAASLSEGKAGILHGSLSYLLQNEDGQVQEAHSISAGLDYPGVGPEHSYLKDTGRVTYDAVTDEEALGAVRLLSRTEGIIPALESAHAVAYCKKLAPAMKKEDVLVVCLSGRGDKDVNTIREAHETGGDRHE
- the trpA gene encoding tryptophan synthase subunit alpha; this encodes MSKAKLDTAFQTAADAGEKAFVPYIMAGDGGLDSLNERIRFLAECGATAIELGLPFSDPVADGPTIQAAGIRALEAGTTVQAVLNEVAKEKAGRTVPLVIMTYLNPVFAYGVEAFASACAEAGISGLILPDLPLEEEGLVTEALKKHDIALIRLVALTSTPERIRALAERAEGFLYAVTVAGTTGERASFVDKLGTHLMALKEVSKAPVLAGFGVSTPDHVKELSQYCDGVVVGSKIVDALHRGERQQVRDLIASRKQA
- a CDS encoding ABC transporter ATP-binding protein; translation: MVLELKDVTKRFGKHTAVDQLTLSIPEGEIFGFLGANGAGKTTTFRMILNLLENTEGEIFWRGSKITYDQSNEIGYLPEERGLYPKLTVKDQLVYLAKLRGMAKADSVKALKSWLERFNITEYENKKVEELSKGNQQKIQFISAVLHNPRLLILDEPFSGLDPVNVEMLKQAVIELKQAGTSIIFSSHRMEHVEELCRYLCIMKRGRPVVEGDLVEIKRSFRKKNITIAADYDVTFLKDTAGVVKYQETQQGCKLQIASSEDAKTVWKLLTEKGFVTKFEVGEPTLNDIFIEKAGESYA